The Dethiosulfovibrio peptidovorans DSM 11002 genome has a window encoding:
- a CDS encoding ABC transporter substrate-binding protein → MRKTTILIALSAVLAMASISFAQTDKPLKGQSISIFAAATGIDETFAEFTKDTGIKVNYLEMSSGEVLTRLRASKGKNLADAWFGGGVDSFMVAGQEGFLESYVSPEAEKIPEKYRDPDGFWTGLSMVAVDFIVNKDILREKGLSAPKSWIDLGKPEYKGEVMMSNPTISGTNYSVIFEILEIFGEEKGWEVIRNIDANIPFYTKRGSAPPNKAAMGEVAVGIDPYDVGVKLIAQGHPVISIFPKEGTPGSLAPIAIMKGAKNMEAAKAFVDWCLSKRGQEVQMANTAKVGTRPDAEVPEYLRGLKNAKIILVDPIKSGEKREEILGRWQKEFGEKAE, encoded by the coding sequence ATGAGAAAGACGACGATTTTAATAGCTTTATCGGCGGTCTTGGCGATGGCCTCTATCTCGTTCGCACAGACGGATAAACCCCTGAAGGGGCAGAGCATCAGCATTTTCGCCGCCGCCACCGGCATAGACGAAACCTTCGCCGAGTTTACCAAGGACACGGGGATCAAGGTCAACTATCTGGAGATGTCCTCCGGAGAGGTACTCACCAGGCTCAGGGCTTCCAAGGGCAAAAACCTGGCGGACGCCTGGTTCGGAGGCGGAGTCGACAGCTTCATGGTCGCGGGCCAGGAGGGATTCCTGGAAAGCTACGTCTCTCCCGAGGCGGAGAAGATCCCCGAGAAATACAGGGATCCCGACGGATTCTGGACCGGACTGTCCATGGTGGCGGTGGACTTCATCGTCAACAAGGATATATTGAGGGAAAAGGGACTTTCCGCCCCTAAAAGCTGGATCGACCTGGGCAAACCGGAGTACAAGGGCGAGGTGATGATGAGCAACCCGACCATATCCGGCACCAACTACTCGGTTATCTTCGAGATCCTCGAGATATTCGGAGAGGAAAAAGGCTGGGAGGTCATCCGAAACATCGACGCCAACATCCCGTTCTACACAAAGAGAGGCTCCGCTCCGCCGAACAAGGCGGCCATGGGCGAGGTGGCAGTCGGCATAGACCCCTATGACGTGGGAGTCAAACTGATAGCTCAGGGTCATCCGGTGATCTCCATCTTTCCCAAGGAAGGCACCCCTGGGTCGCTAGCGCCTATCGCCATAATGAAGGGCGCAAAGAACATGGAGGCAGCTAAGGCCTTCGTCGACTGGTGTCTATCCAAGAGGGGCCAGGAGGTCCAGATGGCAAACACCGCAAAGGTCGGGACCAGGCCGGACGCGGAGGTACCGGAGTATCTCAGGGGACTGAAAAACGCCAAGATAATCCTGGTGGATCCGATAAAATCCGGAGAAAAACGGGAGGAGATACTTGGCAGATGGCAGAAGGAATTCGGTGAGAAAGCCGAGTAG
- a CDS encoding HD domain-containing protein produces MRLKEIDEIRRWFDNYVASFYSTCGRLHQLDLKERHSHRVAENAGLLADELRWDESTRHLAVAAGLLHDLGRFPQYLDYGTFYDFRSLDHGDRGERVLREDFPGDIIDPIELELIAFTTREHNKKDLPVGRTEKEMELLKLIKDSDRIDIFRVVREHIKRGETDSIYPGIGPEGRFTPAVLDELRGHGKARYDQLRTLSDVLLFQLCWIKDMAHPQSVELLRDRGDLEWILDRLPEDSTAAEILGSLKGSMLPSQTCR; encoded by the coding sequence TTGAGGTTGAAAGAAATCGACGAAATACGCCGCTGGTTCGACAACTACGTGGCCTCTTTCTACAGCACCTGCGGAAGACTTCATCAACTGGATTTGAAGGAAAGGCACAGCCACAGGGTCGCGGAAAATGCCGGACTACTGGCGGACGAACTCAGATGGGATGAATCGACCAGACACCTGGCGGTTGCGGCCGGGCTCCTCCACGACCTAGGCCGATTCCCTCAGTATCTGGACTACGGCACCTTCTACGACTTCAGGTCTCTGGATCACGGAGACAGAGGAGAGAGGGTTCTCAGAGAGGATTTCCCCGGGGACATTATCGACCCTATCGAACTGGAGCTTATCGCCTTCACGACGAGAGAACACAACAAGAAGGATCTTCCGGTAGGACGCACAGAGAAAGAGATGGAACTTCTGAAACTAATAAAAGACAGCGACAGGATAGACATCTTCCGGGTGGTCCGAGAGCACATCAAAAGAGGGGAGACCGACTCCATATACCCAGGGATAGGACCGGAGGGGCGGTTCACCCCAGCGGTACTGGACGAATTGAGAGGTCACGGCAAAGCCCGCTACGACCAGTTAAGGACTCTGTCGGACGTGCTGCTGTTTCAGCTCTGCTGGATCAAGGACATGGCTCACCCTCAATCGGTAGAGCTCCTAAGGGACAGAGGAGACCTAGAGTGGATTCTGGACCGCCTGCCGGAGGATTCCACCGCCGCAGAAATCCTGGGATCCCTGAAGGGGTCCATGCTGCCATCGCAGACCTGCCGATGA
- the deoC gene encoding deoxyribose-phosphate aldolase, which produces MDLLRDLCRTIDNTLLRQDVSVVEVEEFVSRSVEARFRTVVVPPWMVAHAVSMTENSETGVSVVIGFPLGYHPLGVKLTEIDHYMEMGAGVTDFDVVLNLSALKSGMWDYVENEIKGLSDRLSDRVFKLIIETPLLSEDEIRKIGRICAGVDGLDYVKTSSGFCGSPTTEDQVRILAETMMGEKRIKVSGGVRSMADLERFVVVGGDVFGTSSGLSIIRETCPVL; this is translated from the coding sequence TTGGATTTGTTGCGGGATCTTTGCAGAACGATAGATAACACCCTTCTCCGTCAGGATGTGTCGGTGGTCGAGGTAGAGGAGTTCGTCTCCCGGTCGGTGGAGGCCCGTTTCCGTACGGTGGTGGTCCCTCCTTGGATGGTAGCCCATGCCGTCTCCATGACGGAGAATAGTGAAACAGGGGTATCCGTCGTAATCGGTTTTCCCCTGGGGTATCATCCCCTTGGGGTGAAGTTGACCGAGATAGATCATTATATGGAAATGGGGGCGGGGGTTACCGATTTCGACGTGGTGCTGAACCTGTCTGCCTTGAAATCCGGCATGTGGGACTACGTGGAAAACGAGATAAAAGGTCTGTCCGATAGGCTTTCGGACAGGGTCTTCAAGCTTATAATAGAGACACCTCTTCTATCCGAAGACGAGATACGTAAAATCGGCCGTATCTGCGCCGGCGTCGACGGGCTGGACTACGTCAAGACCTCTTCCGGTTTTTGCGGAAGCCCCACCACGGAGGACCAGGTCAGGATTTTAGCGGAGACCATGATGGGCGAGAAGAGGATAAAGGTCTCCGGAGGTGTGAGATCTATGGCCGACCTGGAGAGGTTCGTAGTGGTAGGAGGAGATGTCTTCGGAACCAGTTCGGGACTCTCCATAATCAGGGAGACCTGCCCGGTTTTGTAA
- the pepV gene encoding dipeptidase PepV, which produces MERLRQSIDAMKDDIVAAIRENVAVKSVEGPAEPGAPFGPGPKAAMDNFVQIASRLGFETGVFEDMVGWAEFGDPDADMVAILGHVDVVPEGDGWSCDPYEGKIEDGKLYGRGVMDDKGPVICALYALKAIKDLEIPLKKRIRILVGTNEESGSKAVARYVEAGQDLPVAGFTPDAEYPLINGEKGIVIARLSAPFKAEGDIQVVSFDGGVAPNSVPSVAKAEILVKADMVERVKYTVSNWHGPERAKLSLEDKGEGRFLLSMEGVPAHGSLPEQGVNAVAWLVKVLLTLGVTGEQGRTLAALDRYVGIDCHGENLGVCVYDDVSRYTSVCWGTMKTEGDRVVFSLNPRFPVSYRTEDMVKTLEKTFSDAGFEILSMRKDEPLYMPEDSELVVNLMEVYRRETGRMDDKPMSIGGGTYAKAMPNVLAFGPILPGEPSNIHEADECWSIENMMTSTKIMAAAIVSLAED; this is translated from the coding sequence GTGGAACGACTTAGACAGAGTATCGATGCCATGAAGGACGATATCGTCGCGGCCATCAGGGAAAACGTAGCGGTCAAAAGCGTGGAAGGTCCCGCCGAGCCGGGAGCTCCCTTCGGTCCCGGACCTAAAGCGGCGATGGATAACTTCGTTCAGATAGCCAGTCGCCTCGGTTTCGAAACCGGTGTATTCGAGGATATGGTCGGTTGGGCCGAGTTCGGAGATCCCGATGCCGATATGGTGGCCATCCTCGGTCACGTCGACGTGGTTCCCGAGGGAGACGGCTGGAGCTGTGATCCCTACGAGGGCAAAATAGAGGACGGCAAACTCTACGGTCGAGGAGTCATGGACGATAAGGGTCCGGTGATCTGCGCTCTCTATGCTTTAAAGGCCATAAAAGATCTCGAGATTCCCCTCAAGAAACGGATTAGGATCCTGGTCGGAACAAACGAGGAAAGTGGCAGCAAGGCCGTAGCCCGTTACGTAGAGGCAGGACAGGATCTCCCCGTCGCGGGCTTTACCCCCGATGCGGAGTACCCTCTGATAAACGGAGAAAAAGGTATCGTCATAGCCAGACTCTCTGCCCCCTTCAAGGCGGAAGGAGACATCCAGGTGGTTTCCTTCGACGGAGGCGTAGCGCCTAACTCGGTGCCTTCGGTGGCCAAGGCGGAGATTCTCGTGAAGGCCGATATGGTCGAAAGGGTCAAGTACACCGTATCGAACTGGCATGGCCCGGAGAGGGCAAAACTGTCTTTGGAGGATAAGGGAGAGGGCCGTTTCCTGCTGTCCATGGAGGGAGTTCCTGCCCACGGTAGTCTTCCGGAGCAGGGAGTCAACGCAGTGGCCTGGCTGGTAAAGGTCCTGCTCACACTTGGTGTTACCGGCGAGCAGGGGCGTACCTTGGCCGCCTTGGATCGCTACGTGGGAATCGACTGTCACGGAGAGAACCTGGGAGTCTGCGTCTACGACGACGTATCCAGATACACCTCTGTCTGCTGGGGCACCATGAAGACCGAGGGAGACAGGGTAGTCTTCAGCCTGAACCCGAGGTTCCCCGTGAGCTATCGCACCGAGGACATGGTAAAGACCCTCGAGAAGACCTTCTCCGATGCTGGATTCGAGATCCTGTCCATGAGAAAGGACGAGCCTCTCTATATGCCGGAGGACTCCGAACTGGTGGTCAATCTGATGGAGGTCTATCGTAGGGAGACCGGTCGGATGGACGACAAACCTATGTCCATCGGAGGAGGAACCTACGCCAAAGCCATGCCGAACGTATTGGCCTTCGGTCCGATCCTTCCGGGCGAGCCGTCCAACATACATGAGGCTGACGAGTGCTGGAGTATCGAGAATATGATGACCAGTACCAAGATAATGGCGGCCGCCATAGTCTCTTTGGCCGAGGACTAG
- a CDS encoding RraA family protein — MTDSELFGIMREELFTALCGDVMDAMGRTCQFLPPWIRPLKEGMVIVGRAMPVLEADCYGTRVGHKDRDEPFGLIFEALDSLEEGEVYICTGSSPSYALWGGLMTMRASYLKAAGAVVDGYSRDTSQVLEQCLPVFSRGSYAQDQGQRGRAVDYRCPIRFTNGVVVEPGDLVFGDDGGVVIIPRSVENEVLERALEKSRGEDLVAREIFEGMSTVEAFKKYGIM; from the coding sequence ATGACTGATTCCGAGCTGTTCGGGATCATGAGGGAAGAGCTTTTCACCGCTCTTTGCGGAGACGTCATGGACGCCATGGGCCGTACATGTCAGTTTCTGCCTCCCTGGATCCGTCCCTTGAAGGAGGGAATGGTGATAGTCGGCCGAGCCATGCCAGTCTTGGAGGCCGATTGTTATGGAACCAGGGTGGGTCATAAAGACAGAGACGAGCCTTTCGGACTGATCTTCGAGGCTCTGGACAGTCTCGAGGAGGGAGAGGTATATATCTGTACCGGATCGTCTCCTTCCTACGCCCTCTGGGGCGGTTTGATGACCATGAGAGCCAGCTATCTCAAGGCTGCAGGTGCCGTGGTGGACGGATATAGTAGGGATACCTCCCAGGTATTGGAGCAGTGCCTGCCGGTCTTCTCGAGAGGAAGCTACGCCCAGGATCAGGGGCAGAGAGGTCGTGCTGTGGATTATCGCTGTCCCATCCGTTTTACCAACGGTGTGGTGGTAGAGCCCGGCGACCTGGTGTTCGGCGACGACGGAGGAGTGGTCATAATACCGAGGTCCGTCGAGAACGAGGTCCTGGAGAGGGCCCTGGAGAAATCCAGAGGCGAGGACCTTGTGGCCAGGGAGATCTTCGAAGGCATGTCCACAGTGGAAGCCTTCAAAAAATACGGCATAATGTGA
- a CDS encoding DNA-3-methyladenine glycosylase I, with protein MNDIFRCPWCGEDPLYVAYHDSEWGVPLRDDWALFELLCLEGAQAGLSWITVLRKREAYRRVFDRFDPGTVARYDQRRIEEILTDRGIIRNRLKVRSVVKNARAFLDLQEREGSFSQYLWGFVEGKPIQNRWRSLSQVPAESELSRRISKDMKKRGFQFVGPVIIYSLIQSAGLVNDHLVDCFRYDECFKMQ; from the coding sequence GTGAACGATATCTTTCGATGTCCATGGTGCGGGGAAGATCCACTCTACGTCGCTTATCACGACAGTGAATGGGGTGTCCCTCTGAGGGATGACTGGGCGCTTTTCGAGCTTCTCTGTCTCGAGGGAGCGCAGGCCGGTCTCAGCTGGATAACGGTTCTCAGAAAAAGGGAGGCGTACCGCAGGGTTTTCGATCGATTTGATCCTGGGACGGTGGCCCGCTACGACCAGCGACGGATAGAAGAGATCCTGACCGATCGAGGAATAATAAGAAACAGGCTAAAGGTCCGATCGGTCGTGAAAAACGCCAGAGCTTTTCTGGATTTACAGGAAAGAGAGGGAAGTTTCTCCCAATATCTATGGGGTTTCGTCGAAGGGAAGCCTATTCAAAATCGATGGCGGTCTCTCTCTCAGGTCCCGGCGGAGTCGGAGCTGTCCAGGAGGATCTCCAAAGATATGAAGAAGAGGGGATTCCAATTCGTAGGTCCGGTCATAATCTACTCTCTGATCCAATCGGCAGGCTTGGTCAACGATCACCTGGTGGATTGTTTTCGATATGATGAATGCTTCAAGATGCAATAA
- a CDS encoding sodium-dependent transporter: protein MKDESSRGEWSSKIGFVLAAAGSAIGLGSIWRFPYIAGQSGGAAFVAVYLVLVFSIGISLMMAEIVIGKKGKLNAVGSFGKLGGRRWSLVGWGGVVAAFVILSYYGVIGGWTIAYIFKSFFGLMEVTGAGEVARVFEDFISSGTQMVFFQCLFMGATVFVVFRGVSGGIERLCTFCMPALFVLMLLLIGRSVTLPGAMEGVAFFLKPDFSKVTGEVFLSALGQAFFSLSLGIGAMIIYGSYLPEDSDIPKSSLQICLLTFLISLMAGLIIFPSLFAFGMEPGAGAGLTFITLPVVFSRMPGGVLWSALFFVLFFFAALTSSVSLLEVAVSYLIDSLGWARRRATIFLGCLITLVGIPSALSQGAVRINVFGLSFLDAADFFASNLIMPIVGFLISVFLGWVVPSVAEEGITNEGARPFRGKKVWLFILRFVAPICILVIFVAGLKW from the coding sequence GTGAAGGATGAATCGTCCAGGGGCGAATGGAGCAGTAAGATAGGTTTTGTTCTTGCCGCCGCAGGTTCCGCCATAGGGTTGGGAAGTATCTGGAGGTTTCCCTATATCGCGGGACAATCGGGAGGAGCCGCTTTCGTGGCGGTCTATCTCGTCCTTGTTTTTTCGATCGGGATCTCCCTGATGATGGCGGAGATAGTCATAGGCAAAAAGGGAAAGCTGAACGCCGTAGGTTCCTTCGGGAAACTGGGCGGACGGAGGTGGTCGCTGGTCGGTTGGGGAGGCGTCGTGGCGGCTTTCGTCATATTATCCTACTACGGTGTCATAGGAGGATGGACCATCGCCTATATCTTCAAGTCCTTTTTCGGGCTTATGGAGGTCACCGGTGCCGGCGAGGTAGCTAGGGTTTTCGAGGATTTCATATCCAGCGGGACTCAGATGGTCTTTTTCCAGTGTCTCTTTATGGGGGCGACCGTGTTCGTCGTTTTCCGAGGGGTCAGTGGAGGTATCGAGAGGCTCTGTACCTTCTGTATGCCAGCCTTGTTCGTCCTGATGCTGCTTTTGATAGGGAGGTCGGTTACTCTGCCGGGAGCCATGGAGGGTGTCGCCTTTTTCTTAAAGCCCGACTTCAGCAAGGTCACCGGAGAGGTCTTCCTTTCAGCTCTCGGGCAGGCTTTTTTTTCGCTCTCTCTCGGTATCGGGGCCATGATAATCTACGGCAGTTACCTTCCTGAGGATTCGGATATACCCAAGTCCAGTCTTCAGATCTGCCTTCTCACCTTTTTGATCTCCCTGATGGCCGGTCTGATAATATTTCCCTCACTCTTCGCCTTCGGGATGGAACCAGGGGCCGGGGCCGGACTTACCTTCATAACCTTGCCGGTGGTCTTCTCCAGGATGCCCGGAGGAGTGCTTTGGTCGGCGTTGTTCTTCGTCTTGTTTTTCTTCGCGGCCCTGACATCGTCGGTATCCCTTCTCGAGGTGGCTGTGTCCTATCTCATCGACAGTCTAGGTTGGGCTAGGCGGAGGGCGACGATCTTCTTGGGGTGTCTCATAACTTTGGTCGGAATCCCTTCCGCCCTGTCTCAGGGGGCGGTGAGGATAAATGTTTTCGGACTTTCTTTTTTGGACGCAGCCGATTTTTTCGCCTCCAATCTGATAATGCCGATCGTCGGCTTTCTCATCTCCGTTTTTCTCGGTTGGGTCGTCCCCTCAGTCGCGGAAGAAGGCATCACCAACGAAGGTGCCAGGCCGTTTAGGGGAAAGAAGGTCTGGCTTTTCATCCTCCGTTTCGTGGCTCCGATATGTATCCTGGTCATCTTCGTGGCCGGGCTTAAATGGTAG
- a CDS encoding ABC transporter substrate-binding protein, giving the protein MFKTSASVRFISSVFLTVFLSASCAWAGDRLDDIVKRGEMVVAVGDFENEPFFFVEDGDLVGFDVDLGRMIAKEIGVDVRFVRVPWDGLIALAWYSRYPWSRYDMAIASITIRQSRTRACDFSDWYFYTGQKLLVREEDGYETPLDLEGKTIAVMAGSTGYETAKRDLAAQTVVMDSPQETVDALRAGRVDGALSDATIVIAAAERYDGLVALEGMVTTERYGVVLPKGEEDLRKVVDSVVVEARRILYDKWFR; this is encoded by the coding sequence ATGTTCAAAACGAGTGCTTCTGTGAGGTTTATATCCTCGGTTTTCTTGACGGTTTTTCTCTCCGCCTCCTGCGCTTGGGCCGGAGACAGACTGGACGATATAGTAAAACGGGGCGAGATGGTTGTGGCTGTCGGCGATTTCGAGAACGAGCCGTTTTTCTTCGTCGAGGATGGCGATCTCGTCGGTTTTGACGTCGATCTGGGCAGGATGATAGCAAAGGAGATCGGAGTGGACGTCCGCTTCGTCAGGGTTCCATGGGACGGTCTTATAGCTCTGGCCTGGTACAGCCGTTATCCTTGGAGTCGTTACGATATGGCGATCGCCAGCATAACCATAAGGCAGAGTCGAACCAGAGCCTGCGATTTCTCGGACTGGTATTTTTACACGGGACAGAAGCTTTTGGTCAGAGAGGAAGACGGTTACGAGACCCCTCTCGATCTGGAGGGAAAGACTATCGCGGTGATGGCCGGTTCCACCGGGTATGAGACGGCCAAGAGGGATCTGGCAGCCCAGACTGTGGTTATGGATAGTCCTCAGGAGACCGTGGATGCCCTGAGGGCTGGGAGGGTTGATGGTGCTCTCTCCGATGCCACCATAGTTATCGCTGCGGCTGAGAGGTACGACGGTCTGGTGGCTCTCGAGGGTATGGTTACCACCGAGAGATATGGAGTGGTGCTTCCCAAGGGGGAGGAAGATCTGAGGAAGGTGGTCGACTCCGTGGTGGTTGAGGCCCGGAGGATCCTCTACGATAAATGGTTTCGTTGA
- a CDS encoding glutamate synthase-related protein, whose amino-acid sequence MGVFIGGIMMSFSPSLSSGFTAARNRSKFISPQSGMCSLCTEECAGTCEIAQAAVLGKLSVYPTTTGSNQIASEKDYPVDFSHFNINGRAFGAVGLDPDCGDAEIFKVNLASEYGYDYKINLELPIVLPALVKMNWMDYFAGAAMSGVTCMVGEDARNKDSRLEIEKGKITSFPMLKEIHDSFYKYYRGFGQMVLQCNVDDHLMGVPEIALDKYGFEALEFKFGQGAKGTQPVNRLKDYDEAVRKVECGSLVMPDPFDPEILALREKGCCPNFYTYGRLPMWTEESMAKRISELRAMGMRNVYFKMAGFDLPDIERVINMAIENRVDMITFDGAGGGSGYSPSKMMNEWSLPTILLEKVVVDICSKLEKQGKILPAMVMTGGFASEDQLFKSLAFGDGFIDGIGVCRASMAAAMTGKKVGDDIKAGNTPELFKKFGNTVNEVFHDLADLRAIYGKEADSFSTGAVGVFSYLNKLGCGLRHFAALNRKFDLKYLDRSDLIPLTYYASDLMD is encoded by the coding sequence TTGGGAGTTTTTATAGGGGGTATTATGATGTCCTTTTCACCTAGTTTGAGTTCCGGTTTTACGGCAGCGAGGAATAGAAGTAAGTTTATCTCTCCTCAATCTGGAATGTGTTCTTTATGTACGGAGGAATGTGCAGGAACTTGTGAGATCGCTCAGGCCGCGGTTTTAGGAAAGTTGTCTGTCTATCCGACGACTACAGGTTCCAATCAAATAGCGTCGGAAAAAGATTACCCTGTCGATTTTTCTCATTTTAATATAAACGGTCGGGCCTTCGGTGCGGTAGGGCTAGATCCAGATTGTGGGGACGCTGAGATATTCAAGGTTAACTTGGCTTCCGAATATGGCTATGACTATAAAATAAATCTTGAGTTGCCTATCGTTCTGCCCGCACTGGTTAAAATGAACTGGATGGATTACTTTGCCGGAGCTGCTATGTCAGGCGTTACCTGTATGGTAGGGGAAGATGCTAGAAATAAGGATTCCAGGCTTGAAATAGAGAAGGGTAAGATCACCTCGTTCCCCATGCTCAAGGAAATTCACGATAGTTTTTATAAATATTATAGGGGTTTCGGTCAGATGGTGCTTCAGTGTAACGTAGACGACCATCTTATGGGAGTTCCCGAGATAGCTCTCGATAAATACGGTTTTGAGGCCCTGGAGTTTAAGTTTGGACAGGGTGCAAAGGGGACTCAGCCGGTTAATAGGCTTAAGGACTACGACGAGGCTGTGAGAAAAGTCGAGTGTGGGAGCCTTGTCATGCCAGACCCATTTGATCCTGAAATACTGGCTCTTAGAGAAAAGGGTTGCTGTCCTAATTTCTACACATATGGCAGGCTCCCAATGTGGACCGAAGAGTCCATGGCAAAGAGAATTTCCGAGCTTCGTGCCATGGGTATGAGGAACGTTTACTTTAAGATGGCTGGCTTCGATCTTCCAGATATAGAACGGGTTATCAACATGGCCATTGAAAACAGAGTAGACATGATAACCTTTGACGGTGCTGGTGGCGGATCGGGTTACAGCCCTTCAAAGATGATGAATGAATGGTCTCTACCGACGATTCTACTCGAAAAAGTTGTCGTTGATATCTGCTCAAAACTGGAAAAACAGGGCAAGATCCTTCCTGCCATGGTAATGACCGGTGGTTTTGCCAGTGAAGATCAGCTTTTCAAGTCCCTTGCGTTTGGCGATGGATTTATAGACGGCATCGGTGTCTGTCGTGCCTCTATGGCAGCTGCCATGACTGGAAAGAAAGTTGGAGATGATATAAAGGCGGGCAATACGCCGGAGCTTTTCAAAAAGTTCGGTAACACCGTTAACGAGGTGTTCCATGATCTGGCGGACCTGAGGGCAATATACGGAAAGGAAGCGGATAGTTTTTCCACAGGAGCCGTTGGGGTTTTCTCCTATCTCAACAAGCTAGGTTGCGGTTTGAGACATTTTGCAGCCTTAAATCGCAAGTTTGATCTTAAATATCTGGATAGAAGCGACCTGATCCCTCTCACGTACTATGCAAGCGATCTAATGGATTAG
- a CDS encoding ABC transporter substrate-binding protein codes for MKKICALLALGVVLAFCLSGVSLAAEKPVYGGTLVWRLVNDPPKMDPAFSTDTTSSRALNMVCQGLVGYHPDGEGVLPEIAESWDVNDDATVWTFHLRKGVKFHKTCEGQPTANGGREVTAHDFKYSLERLVKENSPRAYFVEQIKGYQDFTDGKADEWVGIEAVDDYTLRFTLDYSFAPFLSILAYNSFTVVPKEDAEKWGKDFNFHLVGSGPFMLEKWDHDNEVVLVRNPDYWKKDAEGNSLPYLDKIVYRVIPDNSVAYLEFKKGNIDILQDVPDEFYEEIKGSYSESGQFQERAHMGTYYYGFNNAEEPFKSNKKLRQALNYAVNREGISELVINGRYGPAKGILPPGMPGYNPNIKGYEYNPEKAKQLLKEAGYPDGIELTLMYNNNPRHRSIAEAIQAQVSELGIKLNLKVQDWGTHLDACSRGEFEMFRMAWVVDYPDPDNFLFVLLDSSNIGSKGNYSRYSNPQVDEWLRAARSETNWDKRVELYQKAEQQIVDDAPWIFLFHYTTSLVHGADVENVYLPAMGDYTTDLTEVWMEKK; via the coding sequence ATGAAGAAAATATGTGCTTTGTTGGCTCTCGGTGTCGTCCTGGCTTTCTGTCTTTCCGGGGTCTCCCTGGCGGCGGAGAAGCCCGTTTATGGCGGGACTCTGGTATGGCGTCTGGTCAACGATCCTCCCAAGATGGATCCGGCTTTTTCAACCGATACTACGTCCAGTCGTGCCCTCAACATGGTTTGTCAGGGGCTCGTAGGGTACCATCCCGACGGAGAAGGAGTCCTTCCGGAGATAGCGGAAAGCTGGGATGTCAACGACGACGCCACGGTGTGGACTTTCCATCTCCGCAAGGGAGTCAAGTTCCACAAAACCTGCGAGGGGCAGCCCACCGCCAACGGCGGCAGGGAGGTCACAGCTCATGACTTCAAGTATTCCCTTGAGCGTCTCGTGAAGGAGAACTCCCCCAGGGCTTATTTCGTCGAGCAGATAAAGGGCTATCAGGATTTCACCGATGGCAAGGCGGACGAATGGGTCGGCATAGAGGCCGTAGACGACTATACCCTTCGTTTTACCCTCGACTATTCCTTCGCTCCCTTCCTGTCCATACTTGCCTATAACTCATTCACCGTCGTCCCCAAGGAGGACGCCGAGAAGTGGGGCAAGGACTTCAACTTCCACCTCGTAGGATCCGGTCCCTTCATGCTGGAGAAGTGGGATCACGACAACGAGGTCGTCCTGGTCAGAAACCCCGATTATTGGAAGAAGGACGCCGAAGGCAACAGCCTTCCCTATCTGGATAAGATCGTCTACAGGGTCATTCCCGACAACAGCGTGGCCTATCTGGAGTTCAAGAAGGGCAATATCGACATCCTCCAGGACGTCCCAGACGAGTTCTACGAGGAGATCAAGGGCTCTTACTCCGAGAGCGGTCAGTTCCAGGAGAGGGCTCACATGGGAACCTACTACTACGGTTTCAACAACGCCGAGGAGCCCTTCAAGAGCAACAAGAAGCTTCGTCAGGCTCTCAACTACGCCGTCAACCGTGAGGGGATCAGCGAGCTGGTCATCAACGGACGTTACGGCCCCGCCAAGGGAATACTGCCTCCCGGAATGCCCGGTTACAACCCGAACATAAAGGGCTACGAGTACAACCCGGAGAAGGCCAAGCAGCTTCTCAAGGAAGCCGGATATCCCGACGGTATAGAACTTACCCTCATGTATAACAACAACCCCAGACATAGATCCATCGCCGAGGCTATACAGGCTCAGGTGTCGGAGCTGGGGATAAAGCTGAACCTGAAGGTTCAGGACTGGGGAACCCATCTGGACGCCTGTTCCAGAGGCGAGTTCGAGATGTTCAGGATGGCCTGGGTCGTCGACTATCCCGACCCGGACAACTTCCTTTTCGTGCTGCTCGACTCCTCAAACATAGGCTCCAAGGGTAACTACTCCCGCTACAGCAACCCCCAGGTGGACGAGTGGCTCAGGGCCGCCCGTTCCGAGACGAACTGGGATAAGAGGGTCGAGCTTTACCAGAAGGCGGAACAGCAGATAGTGGACGACGCCCCGTGGATCTTCCTCTTCCACTACACCACCAGCCTGGTACACGGCGCCGACGTCGAGAACGTCTACCTTCCGGCCATGGGAGACTATACCACCGATCTCACCGAGGTATGGATGGAGAAGAAGTAA